The following are from one region of the Halolamina litorea genome:
- a CDS encoding HU family DNA-binding protein, giving the protein MSTGTKPQGSISRRTVLRRGAILSASLGLASMATTGQVAAAKKPELIEAMASEAGISSSDAQGILDAITGTATKALSDGESVVLVGFGSFSISKRSARTGRNPRSGRGVREDSPVTFEACPEFAAALDLNPGKGDEASTRCRDADVVIDAAFLARAAGRESGLSKADSKRALDALVGRATKALKKGDRLSLGEPFGSFSISKRSARTGRNPQTGKEIQIAAKNVVKFKAGAELSKAVN; this is encoded by the coding sequence ATGAGTACAGGTACCAAACCACAAGGCAGTATCTCGCGACGAACCGTCCTCCGCAGGGGGGCGATCCTTTCGGCGTCCCTCGGACTGGCCTCGATGGCGACGACGGGGCAGGTGGCGGCCGCGAAGAAGCCGGAACTGATCGAGGCGATGGCGAGCGAAGCCGGGATCAGTTCCTCGGACGCACAGGGGATACTGGACGCGATCACCGGAACGGCGACGAAAGCACTGAGTGACGGGGAGAGTGTCGTCCTCGTCGGGTTCGGCTCGTTCAGCATCTCGAAGCGCTCTGCGCGGACCGGGCGTAATCCCCGATCCGGCCGTGGCGTGCGGGAGGACTCCCCGGTGACGTTCGAGGCCTGCCCCGAGTTCGCGGCCGCCCTCGACCTCAACCCCGGGAAAGGTGACGAGGCCAGCACCCGGTGCCGGGACGCCGACGTGGTGATCGACGCGGCGTTCCTCGCCCGCGCCGCGGGCCGTGAGAGTGGGCTGTCGAAGGCCGACTCGAAGCGCGCACTCGACGCCCTCGTCGGTCGGGCGACCAAGGCGCTGAAGAAGGGTGATCGCCTGTCGCTTGGCGAGCCGTTTGGCTCGTTCAGCATCTCGAAGCGCTCGGCCCGAACGGGACGGAACCCCCAGACAGGCAAGGAGATCCAGATCGCGGCCAAGAACGTGGTGAAGTTCAAGGCTGGCGCGGAACTCTCGAAGGCGGTCAACTGA
- a CDS encoding dihydrofolate reductase family protein, whose protein sequence is MTPRGITLYAAMSVDGYLADVEGGVGWLEPFETAAEGDDGGYSAFFETVDCLVMGSVTYELVLGFGEWPYGDTPTYVFTGRTLPAATEAVQFVDRPVGGFAPELRREYDHVWLVGGAALARSFLRADQVDRLRLSFVPVLLGEGIPLFSGGYDGRELKLIDVTTRDSGIVEHQYEVASEA, encoded by the coding sequence ATGACTCCACGCGGGATCACCCTCTACGCCGCGATGAGCGTCGACGGCTACCTCGCCGATGTCGAGGGCGGCGTCGGGTGGCTGGAGCCGTTCGAAACGGCCGCCGAGGGCGACGACGGCGGCTACTCGGCGTTCTTCGAGACGGTCGACTGCCTCGTCATGGGGTCGGTGACCTACGAACTGGTTCTCGGCTTCGGCGAGTGGCCGTACGGCGACACGCCGACGTACGTCTTCACCGGTCGAACGCTCCCGGCCGCGACGGAGGCGGTGCAGTTCGTCGACCGACCGGTCGGTGGTTTCGCCCCCGAACTCAGACGGGAGTACGACCACGTCTGGCTGGTCGGCGGCGCGGCCCTCGCCCGGTCGTTCCTCCGAGCGGACCAGGTCGATCGCCTTCGACTCTCGTTCGTGCCGGTGCTCCTCGGCGAGGGGATCCCGCTATTCTCAGGCGGCTACGACGGGCGAGAGCTCAAGCTGATCGACGTGACCACACGCGACAGCGGGATCGTGGAGCACCAGTACGAGGTCGCCAGCGAGGCGTGA
- a CDS encoding cysteine hydrolase family protein encodes MYDPERTAVVVVDMQHGFCHPDGSLFSPASESAVDPVTDLVSRARDAGARVVYTKDTHPEGQFEGNHYYDEFERWGEHVVEGTWDAELHEDLDVRDDDLVVEKHTYDAFYETGLEGYLDSHGIDDLLLCGTLANVCVLHTAGSAGLRDYKPVIVKDALGYIKEDHKEYAVEHADWLFGEVSELGEVAFDGN; translated from the coding sequence ATGTACGATCCCGAGCGGACCGCCGTCGTCGTCGTCGACATGCAGCACGGCTTCTGTCACCCCGACGGCAGCCTCTTTTCGCCCGCCAGCGAGTCGGCGGTCGACCCCGTGACCGACCTCGTTTCCCGCGCCCGCGACGCCGGCGCGAGGGTGGTCTACACGAAGGACACCCACCCCGAGGGGCAGTTCGAGGGGAACCACTACTACGACGAGTTCGAGCGCTGGGGCGAGCACGTCGTCGAGGGGACGTGGGACGCTGAACTCCACGAGGACCTCGACGTGCGCGATGACGACCTCGTCGTCGAGAAACACACCTACGACGCCTTCTACGAGACCGGGCTGGAGGGCTACCTCGACAGCCACGGGATCGACGACCTGCTGCTCTGTGGAACGCTCGCGAACGTCTGCGTGCTTCACACCGCCGGGAGCGCGGGCCTGCGGGACTACAAGCCCGTCATCGTCAAGGACGCGCTGGGGTACATCAAGGAAGACCACAAGGAGTACGCCGTCGAGCACGCCGACTGGCTGTTCGGCGAGGTGAGCGAACTGGGCGAAGTCGCGTTCGACGGGAACTGA
- a CDS encoding Hvo_1808 family surface protein gives MRRASVVFLTAVVVLAGLSPVAAAAPGGADAVVEPAPVEATMQTADNESAPADPESDRLGWENGYWHNETIDVDQSDGLTEAELNATVSRSMARVEMIRGLEFDMDVPVRIITRSEFASSGNASYSDDFLTFDDTKFEALFLIGEDEDSIEVQDANRGASVGGYYSPAADSIVLVTDNESTLQVDELTLGHELVHAIQDQEFDLSTVTSQTRDGANANSGLIEGDANYVQQRYRERCAEGGEWADTCLSPSTNGSGGGATPPNMGVYFLNYQPYSDGPTFIGAQRAAGGWERVNSLYGDLPASAEQVIHPDRYRSDAPTEVELADEHGEGWERVTPESRLDYAEVGQSGVAAMFVYPLYAGGGDVQTYARNVVGPQTWLNYTESGEISQVDPLNYGFDAAAGWDGDRMHFYRNADGETGYVWRLVWDSPEEATEFRAAYEELLSYWGAEQVGTDTYRIDEDASAFADAFHVTVEGDTVTVVNAPTVDSLSAVRSSTDAQLSTPTATPSPAATDAAGTDTETPSTEGTGSDSATTTSAPGFSVVAALAGLLTVALLAGRR, from the coding sequence ATGCGACGAGCCTCCGTGGTGTTCCTTACCGCCGTCGTGGTCCTCGCCGGGCTCTCCCCCGTTGCGGCGGCCGCGCCGGGCGGCGCCGACGCGGTCGTGGAGCCCGCCCCCGTCGAGGCGACGATGCAGACGGCCGACAACGAGAGCGCGCCCGCCGATCCCGAGAGCGACCGGCTCGGCTGGGAGAACGGCTACTGGCACAACGAGACCATCGACGTCGACCAGAGCGACGGCCTGACCGAGGCCGAACTCAACGCGACGGTCTCTCGCTCGATGGCGCGGGTCGAAATGATCCGCGGGCTGGAGTTCGACATGGACGTGCCCGTCCGGATCATCACGCGCTCCGAGTTCGCCAGTTCGGGGAACGCCTCCTACAGCGACGACTTCCTGACCTTCGACGACACGAAGTTCGAGGCCCTGTTCCTGATCGGCGAGGACGAGGACTCCATCGAGGTGCAGGACGCTAACCGCGGTGCCTCCGTGGGCGGCTACTACAGCCCCGCCGCGGACTCCATCGTCCTCGTCACCGACAACGAGAGCACGCTGCAGGTCGACGAACTGACGCTCGGCCACGAATTGGTCCACGCCATCCAGGATCAGGAGTTCGACCTCAGCACCGTCACCAGCCAGACCCGCGACGGCGCCAACGCCAACAGCGGACTGATCGAGGGTGACGCCAACTACGTCCAGCAGCGCTACCGGGAGCGCTGCGCGGAGGGCGGCGAGTGGGCCGACACTTGCCTCTCGCCGAGCACGAACGGGAGCGGCGGCGGCGCTACCCCGCCCAACATGGGCGTCTACTTCCTGAACTACCAGCCCTACAGCGACGGGCCGACCTTCATCGGCGCCCAGCGCGCCGCCGGCGGCTGGGAGCGCGTCAACAGTCTCTACGGCGACCTGCCGGCCAGCGCCGAGCAGGTGATCCACCCCGACCGCTACAGGAGCGACGCGCCGACCGAGGTCGAACTCGCCGACGAACACGGCGAGGGCTGGGAGCGCGTCACCCCCGAGAGCCGCCTCGACTACGCCGAGGTCGGCCAGTCCGGTGTCGCCGCGATGTTCGTCTACCCGCTGTACGCCGGCGGTGGGGACGTTCAGACCTACGCCCGGAACGTCGTCGGCCCGCAGACGTGGTTGAACTACACCGAATCCGGCGAGATCAGTCAGGTCGACCCGCTGAACTACGGCTTCGACGCCGCCGCGGGCTGGGACGGCGACCGGATGCACTTCTACCGGAACGCCGACGGTGAGACCGGCTACGTCTGGCGACTCGTCTGGGACAGCCCCGAGGAGGCCACGGAGTTCCGTGCGGCCTACGAGGAGCTACTGAGCTACTGGGGCGCCGAGCAGGTCGGCACTGACACCTACCGGATCGACGAGGACGCCTCGGCGTTCGCCGACGCCTTCCACGTCACCGTCGAGGGCGACACCGTCACCGTCGTGAACGCGCCGACGGTCGATTCGCTGTCCGCGGTCCGCTCCTCGACGGACGCACAGCTATCGACGCCGACTGCAACGCCGTCACCGGCGGCGACTGATGCCGCGGGGACCGACACGGAGACACCATCCACCGAGGGCACGGGCAGTGACTCCGCGACGACCACCAGCGCGCCCGGCTTCTCCGTGGTCGCGGCCCTCGCGGGGCTACTGACCGTGGCGCTGCTGGCCGGCCGCCGGTAG
- a CDS encoding Hvo_1808 family surface protein: MKLRLLALACCLVLAGCAAPAAPSPTPDAEVLGEENGYAATDPLEIDESDGLNESELNAIVARTMARVELIRGLEFTESVPVEVISRAEFAEGFSRDTTVDSPAERAREQRYEASMLVGEDRTVGAAFESIYGGSVLGYYSSGRIVLVSSNDSLTVDRGTLAHELLHALQDQRLSLLGGAPNPDRAIAETGLVEGDANYVEARYEQRCAEEWDCRPRPQSSAGSLEDRNFGLYLTIYAPYSEGPSFVHRAYETGGWEEVNDRYARPPRSSEQLIHPADYPDDRPARVIVPDRSTAVFDRASPTTVGEATLFAMFYQQGVIDRNELMSTPGPYSAYNYSHPATTGWAGDKLVPYLGEDGDGYVLQTRWESEDDAIQFAQAYRGMLRGSLNATAEGGGVYVVDDGPYADAFRVTRDGRTVRIVNAPTVQELSDVRRGD; this comes from the coding sequence GTGAAACTCCGCCTCCTCGCGCTCGCTTGCTGTCTGGTGCTCGCCGGCTGTGCCGCGCCGGCGGCGCCGTCGCCGACGCCCGACGCCGAGGTCCTCGGCGAGGAGAACGGCTACGCCGCGACCGACCCCCTCGAGATCGACGAAAGCGACGGGCTGAACGAGTCGGAACTGAACGCCATCGTCGCCCGAACGATGGCCCGCGTCGAACTGATCCGCGGGCTCGAGTTCACCGAGTCGGTCCCCGTCGAGGTGATCTCCAGAGCCGAGTTCGCCGAGGGGTTCAGCCGGGACACGACCGTCGATAGCCCCGCCGAGCGCGCCCGCGAGCAGCGCTACGAGGCGTCGATGCTCGTCGGCGAGGACCGAACCGTCGGCGCGGCCTTCGAGTCGATCTACGGCGGCTCCGTGCTCGGCTACTACTCTTCGGGCCGGATCGTCCTCGTGAGTAGCAACGACAGCCTCACCGTCGACCGTGGGACGCTGGCCCACGAACTGCTCCACGCGCTGCAGGACCAGCGTCTCTCCCTGCTCGGCGGCGCCCCCAACCCCGACCGGGCCATCGCCGAGACCGGGCTGGTCGAGGGCGACGCTAACTACGTCGAGGCCCGCTACGAGCAGCGCTGTGCCGAGGAGTGGGACTGTCGCCCCCGCCCGCAGAGCAGCGCCGGCAGCCTCGAGGACCGGAACTTCGGCCTCTACCTCACCATCTACGCACCCTATAGCGAAGGGCCGTCGTTCGTCCACCGCGCCTACGAGACCGGCGGCTGGGAGGAAGTGAACGATCGCTACGCCCGCCCGCCGCGCTCCAGCGAACAGCTGATCCACCCCGCGGACTACCCCGACGACCGGCCGGCGCGGGTGATCGTCCCCGACCGCTCGACGGCCGTGTTCGACCGCGCGAGCCCGACGACGGTGGGCGAGGCGACGCTGTTCGCCATGTTCTACCAGCAGGGCGTCATCGACCGCAACGAACTGATGAGCACGCCGGGGCCGTACTCGGCGTACAACTACTCCCACCCCGCGACCACGGGCTGGGCCGGCGACAAACTGGTGCCGTACCTCGGCGAGGACGGCGACGGCTACGTCCTCCAAACGCGTTGGGAGAGCGAGGACGACGCTATCCAGTTCGCACAGGCCTACCGCGGGATGCTCCGGGGCTCGCTGAACGCGACCGCCGAGGGCGGGGGCGTCTACGTGGTCGACGATGGGCCGTACGCCGACGCCTTCCGCGTGACTCGGGACGGACGGACCGTTCGGATCGTGAACGCGCCGACGGTCCAGGAGCTCAGCGACGTTCGGCGCGGCGACTGA
- a CDS encoding YqcI/YcgG family protein translates to MTRPVVGNLVEQETVEARVAAGDAPDWVAEHWRTFDDGLTGTFGGEPFPCYFGSESVEQGEPLYTAVPSTTDPDALFQLGENLLTYLERYEDLPARASLVAFFKPPEGAFSEAEYHETLWNVLQFLHVHDPEPWPEEIPTDPDDEHWEFCFGGDAMFPTCRAPFYDDRRSRYSPVGLEITFQPRRLFERVGVTADTEAGQTARDVIQDRIENYDGIPHHPDLGDWGVDGDREWPQYLFEKDPEQSPDEAPIRVTREHPKVDRLIQAD, encoded by the coding sequence ATGACGCGACCGGTCGTCGGCAACCTCGTCGAGCAGGAAACCGTGGAGGCCCGTGTGGCGGCGGGCGACGCCCCCGACTGGGTGGCCGAACACTGGCGGACGTTCGACGACGGCCTCACCGGAACGTTCGGCGGCGAGCCTTTCCCCTGTTACTTCGGCTCCGAATCGGTCGAACAGGGCGAGCCGCTCTACACCGCCGTGCCGTCGACGACCGACCCCGACGCGCTGTTTCAGTTGGGCGAGAACCTCCTCACCTACCTCGAGCGGTACGAGGACCTCCCCGCCCGGGCGTCGCTGGTGGCCTTCTTCAAGCCGCCGGAGGGGGCGTTCAGCGAGGCCGAGTACCACGAGACCCTCTGGAACGTCCTCCAGTTCCTCCACGTCCACGACCCCGAGCCGTGGCCCGAGGAGATCCCGACCGACCCCGACGACGAACACTGGGAGTTCTGCTTCGGCGGCGACGCGATGTTCCCGACCTGCCGGGCGCCGTTCTACGACGACCGGCGGAGCCGCTACTCGCCGGTCGGCCTGGAGATCACGTTCCAGCCCCGCCGGCTGTTCGAGCGCGTCGGCGTCACCGCCGACACCGAGGCGGGACAGACCGCCCGCGACGTGATTCAGGACCGCATCGAGAACTACGACGGGATCCCCCACCACCCGGATCTGGGCGACTGGGGCGTCGACGGCGACCGCGAGTGGCCCCAGTACCTCTTCGAGAAGGACCCCGAGCAGTCCCCCGACGAGGCGCCGATCCGAGTGACCCGCGAGCACCCGAAGGTCGACCGGCTGATTCAGGCCGACTGA
- a CDS encoding iron-containing alcohol dehydrogenase family protein → MTDTTRQFALDYDPGEIRFGRGAAADLGELLGDRGLATALVVTGENVGANRDVMDPVEDGLGDALVGVFDQTTPAKTLGAALAAAERVQTEGIEAIVAVGSGSSLDTAKAASALGSYADPAAAAEHALSSGSAPVADDGQPTPVIAVPTTLAGADLSVIGGVGLTLDMDGDPGEIPSGGVSHRRLMPAALCYDPELVETTPRSVLTASAMNGFDKAVECLYSPHATPITDGTAGRGLALMREGFAALPETDPDPDAFDDAVAGVICAQYGISTPGAYRASIIHAFGHGFSHGYDVHQGTVHGILAPHVLRYVFAEVGGRRDLLAESLGVAEPGMTDEDLAAAVVDAVAGVRDDLGLPDRLREIDGLDRADLPEIAEVIADDGLFAEAPVEPSTAEIESILDAAW, encoded by the coding sequence ATGACCGACACCACCCGCCAGTTCGCGCTCGACTACGACCCCGGCGAGATCAGGTTCGGCCGCGGCGCCGCCGCCGACCTCGGCGAGCTCCTCGGCGACCGCGGCCTCGCCACCGCGCTCGTCGTCACCGGCGAGAACGTCGGCGCCAACCGCGACGTGATGGACCCGGTCGAGGACGGCCTCGGCGACGCGCTCGTCGGCGTCTTCGACCAAACGACGCCCGCGAAAACCCTCGGCGCCGCGCTGGCTGCCGCCGAGCGCGTGCAGACCGAGGGGATCGAGGCTATCGTCGCCGTCGGCAGCGGCTCCAGCCTCGACACCGCGAAGGCCGCCAGCGCGCTGGGGAGCTACGCCGACCCCGCCGCGGCCGCCGAACACGCGCTCTCCTCCGGCTCGGCCCCGGTCGCCGACGACGGCCAGCCGACGCCCGTGATCGCCGTGCCGACGACGCTCGCCGGCGCGGACCTCTCGGTCATCGGCGGCGTCGGCCTCACGCTCGATATGGACGGCGACCCCGGAGAGATACCCAGCGGCGGCGTGAGCCACCGCCGGCTGATGCCCGCGGCGCTCTGTTACGACCCCGAACTGGTCGAGACCACCCCGCGGTCGGTGCTGACGGCGTCGGCGATGAACGGCTTCGACAAGGCCGTCGAGTGTCTCTACTCGCCCCACGCGACGCCGATCACTGACGGCACCGCCGGCCGGGGGCTGGCGTTGATGCGCGAGGGGTTCGCGGCGCTCCCCGAGACTGACCCCGACCCCGATGCCTTCGACGACGCCGTCGCCGGCGTCATCTGTGCGCAGTACGGCATCTCCACGCCGGGGGCCTACCGGGCGTCGATCATCCACGCGTTCGGCCACGGCTTCTCCCACGGCTACGACGTGCATCAGGGGACCGTCCACGGCATCCTCGCGCCCCACGTCCTCCGGTACGTCTTCGCCGAGGTCGGCGGCCGGCGGGACCTGCTGGCGGAGTCGTTGGGCGTCGCCGAACCGGGGATGACCGACGAGGACCTCGCCGCGGCAGTCGTCGACGCCGTCGCCGGCGTGCGTGACGACCTCGGCCTCCCCGACCGACTGCGCGAGATCGACGGCCTCGACCGAGCCGACCTCCCGGAGATCGCCGAGGTCATCGCGGACGACGGCCTGTTCGCGGAGGCGCCGGTCGAACCCAGTACCGCCGAGATCGAGTCGATCCTCGACGCGGCGTGGTGA
- a CDS encoding nicotinate phosphoribosyltransferase — translation MTEFDIVGADAIREGRATDAYFLRTEEALRGADRNPHVACEVTADQFPTGEFELLAGLQNAANLLEGLPIDADAIPEGTLFDGGPVLRIEGNYLDFARYESALLGFLSHASAVATAALEVRRAAPDSNVLSFGARHVHPALGGMIERSALVGGLDGFSNVAAGDLLGKEASGTMPHALSICFGRGNQERAWRAFDDAVDESVPRIALCDTYSDEVDEVLRAVETLGDDLDGVRLDTTGSRRGDFRHIVREVTWELAARDLPEIDVFLSGGLGPADLRDLRDVADGFGVGGYVSNADPVDFALDIVEVDAEPAAKRGKLSGTKEVYRTDDGGHHVGLRGREGPENGESLMEPLIRDGEVVREFGVDAAAKRALADAGRTGFGAE, via the coding sequence ATGACCGAGTTCGACATCGTCGGCGCCGACGCCATCCGCGAAGGGCGGGCGACCGACGCGTACTTCCTGCGGACCGAGGAGGCCCTCCGCGGCGCCGACCGGAACCCCCACGTAGCCTGCGAGGTGACCGCCGATCAGTTCCCGACCGGCGAGTTCGAACTGCTCGCCGGCCTGCAGAACGCCGCGAACCTCCTCGAAGGGCTCCCCATCGACGCCGACGCGATCCCGGAGGGGACGCTGTTCGACGGCGGCCCCGTGCTCCGGATCGAGGGGAACTACCTCGACTTCGCGCGCTACGAGAGCGCGCTGCTGGGATTTCTCTCCCACGCCTCCGCGGTCGCCACCGCGGCCCTCGAAGTTCGCCGCGCCGCCCCCGACAGCAACGTCCTCTCCTTCGGCGCGCGGCACGTCCACCCCGCGCTCGGCGGGATGATCGAGCGCTCGGCGCTCGTCGGCGGCCTCGACGGCTTCTCGAACGTCGCCGCGGGCGACCTGCTGGGGAAGGAAGCCAGCGGCACGATGCCCCACGCGCTCTCGATCTGTTTCGGTCGCGGGAACCAGGAGCGGGCGTGGCGGGCCTTCGACGACGCCGTCGACGAGTCGGTGCCCCGGATCGCGCTCTGTGACACCTACTCCGACGAGGTCGACGAGGTGCTCCGCGCCGTCGAAACGCTCGGCGACGACTTAGACGGCGTCCGCCTCGACACCACCGGCTCCCGCCGCGGCGACTTCCGACACATCGTCCGCGAGGTCACGTGGGAACTCGCCGCCCGTGACCTCCCCGAAATCGACGTGTTCCTCTCGGGGGGACTCGGCCCCGCGGACCTCCGCGACCTCCGCGATGTCGCCGACGGCTTCGGCGTCGGCGGCTACGTCTCCAACGCCGACCCCGTGGACTTCGCGCTGGACATCGTCGAAGTCGACGCCGAACCGGCCGCAAAGCGCGGCAAGCTCTCGGGAACGAAGGAGGTGTACCGAACCGACGACGGCGGCCACCACGTCGGCCTGCGCGGCCGCGAGGGACCGGAAAACGGTGAGAGCCTGATGGAGCCCCTGATCCGCGACGGCGAGGTCGTGCGGGAATTTGGCGTCGACGCCGCCGCCAAGCGCGCGCTGGCGGACGCCGGGCGAACCGGGTTCGGCGCGGAGTGA
- a CDS encoding sensor domain-containing protein translates to MSSTTAADPARDGRLRSFLAAPVRTQTYLNLAYLVLSFPLGLAYFVLLTVGLSLGVGLSVVLVGLPLLAAVVAAALVVAGVERRLTGWLLDVDVPAGTDPAGGGRRERLRSLATEPGTYAPLLYVPLKFAVGTVAFVVLMNALVTGVALLSVPLHYGEPGLYVGLVTDRPVELHPALHFGWNRLLVGFEAVVTVDSWQVDSLPEALAAAGAGVLLLLVGLALLNWLAAAHGRLTARLFSRTYDPLSLLRSSDG, encoded by the coding sequence ATGTCCTCCACGACCGCGGCCGACCCGGCGCGTGACGGCCGCCTGCGGTCGTTCCTCGCCGCACCGGTGCGGACACAAACGTATCTCAACCTCGCCTACCTCGTGCTGTCGTTCCCGCTCGGGCTGGCGTACTTCGTGTTGTTGACCGTCGGCCTCTCCCTCGGCGTCGGGCTCTCGGTGGTCCTCGTCGGGCTGCCGCTGCTCGCCGCCGTCGTCGCGGCCGCGTTGGTGGTCGCCGGGGTCGAACGCCGGCTCACCGGTTGGCTGCTCGACGTCGACGTGCCCGCGGGCACCGACCCGGCAGGCGGGGGCCGTCGTGAGCGACTCCGCTCGCTCGCGACCGAGCCCGGGACGTACGCACCGCTGCTGTACGTCCCGCTGAAGTTCGCCGTCGGGACGGTGGCGTTCGTCGTCCTCATGAACGCGCTCGTCACCGGCGTCGCGCTGCTGTCGGTCCCGCTGCACTACGGCGAGCCGGGGCTCTACGTCGGGCTGGTCACCGATCGACCGGTCGAACTCCACCCGGCGCTGCACTTCGGCTGGAACCGCCTGCTCGTCGGGTTCGAGGCGGTCGTGACCGTCGATTCGTGGCAGGTGGACAGCCTCCCCGAGGCGCTCGCCGCCGCCGGCGCCGGCGTGCTCCTCCTGTTGGTCGGGCTCGCGTTGCTGAACTGGCTCGCCGCCGCCCACGGTCGGCTGACCGCGCGGCTGTTCTCGCGGACGTACGACCCACTCTCGCTACTGCGGTCGAGCGACGGGTAA
- a CDS encoding winged helix-turn-helix domain-containing protein — MSDGEDVVDLIGDDYVRTILAETRESPKSVEALSEACDADPSTIYRRVERLEEAGLLTDEQRLDPGGHHYKEYDAALDAVHVHVRAEGYRVDIDFTEEEEPADRFTRLYEGFK, encoded by the coding sequence ATGAGCGACGGCGAGGACGTGGTCGACCTCATCGGCGACGACTACGTCCGCACGATCCTCGCGGAGACCCGCGAGAGCCCGAAGTCCGTCGAGGCACTCAGCGAGGCGTGCGACGCCGACCCGTCGACGATCTACCGCCGGGTCGAGCGCCTCGAGGAGGCCGGGCTGTTGACGGACGAGCAGCGACTCGACCCCGGCGGCCACCACTACAAGGAGTACGACGCCGCCCTCGACGCCGTCCACGTCCACGTCCGCGCGGAGGGGTATCGGGTCGACATCGACTTCACCGAGGAAGAGGAGCCCGCCGACCGCTTCACTCGACTGTACGAGGGGTTCAAATGA
- a CDS encoding DUF7521 family protein — protein sequence MADAATLLTFASGATAAAGSLVAWLAYQGYRRNDSRAMRFLAVGVACIAVVPFPITYGIGPLLALSDAATLLGVLLANVAGLLAVLYSLEGT from the coding sequence GTGGCTGACGCCGCCACCCTCCTGACGTTCGCCTCCGGGGCGACCGCGGCCGCGGGCAGCCTCGTCGCGTGGCTGGCCTACCAGGGCTACCGCCGCAACGATAGCCGGGCGATGCGCTTTCTCGCGGTCGGGGTCGCCTGCATCGCGGTCGTCCCGTTCCCGATCACCTACGGGATCGGGCCGCTGCTCGCGCTCTCGGACGCGGCAACGCTGCTGGGCGTGCTGCTCGCGAACGTCGCCGGCCTGCTCGCCGTGCTCTACTCGCTGGAGGGCACCTGA
- a CDS encoding sensor domain-containing protein: MTTETPGLLPAIDAPLDTDTYRRLAYLLVTVPLGFCYFLVLTVTVSTTLGLAVTLAGPIAFVVTLLMVLALSRADLWLTNAVLGTNAPGPRFPDTDDGAVDAFTELVLGRDTWVGGLYLVWRSLLGLIAFVLLTVGAAVSLDLLLAPLGYGDALVVYYGYGVVAVDTLPRAVAAAAGGVGVALVTLFAVDLLGRFSALVAAATFAEEN, from the coding sequence ATGACGACTGAAACCCCCGGTCTCCTACCGGCGATCGACGCACCGCTCGACACGGACACCTACCGACGGCTCGCGTACCTCCTAGTGACCGTGCCGCTCGGGTTCTGCTACTTCCTCGTCCTGACCGTGACGGTCTCCACGACGCTCGGCTTGGCGGTCACCCTCGCCGGCCCGATTGCGTTCGTCGTTACGCTCCTGATGGTGTTGGCACTCTCCCGGGCCGACCTGTGGCTCACGAACGCCGTCCTCGGCACGAACGCGCCGGGCCCCCGGTTCCCCGACACCGACGACGGGGCCGTCGACGCGTTTACGGAACTGGTCCTGGGTCGCGACACCTGGGTCGGCGGGCTCTATCTCGTCTGGCGGTCGCTACTGGGCCTGATCGCGTTCGTCCTGCTCACGGTCGGCGCAGCCGTCTCGCTCGACCTCCTGCTCGCGCCGCTGGGCTACGGCGACGCGCTGGTCGTGTACTACGGCTACGGCGTGGTCGCGGTCGACACGCTCCCGCGGGCGGTCGCGGCGGCGGCCGGCGGCGTCGGCGTGGCCCTCGTCACGCTGTTCGCGGTCGATCTGCTCGGCCGGTTTTCGGCGCTCGTCGCCGCCGCCACGTTCGCCGAGGAGAACTGA